In Archangium violaceum, the following are encoded in one genomic region:
- a CDS encoding efflux RND transporter permease subunit, whose protein sequence is MSERGRRGGLSALAVRRPVGTLMLAATVVVLGLFFLFRLPVDLLPSITYPRVSVRVDAPGVAPEVAVEEITRPLEEALSATEGVVQVYSQTREGQVSINLYFQPGGDVDQALNDATAAVNRARGNLPDTLEQPRIFKVDPSQLPVVEFALTSPGLSGRALRIFADEELARELAVVPGVAAVDVSGGAVEEVQVRLDLQRMQVSRLGLVEVLQALEAENQDISAGRLEGRRAESLVRTVGRFRDAAELERITFLVDSPPPEASTEASEPTVAPQRRKVLLGDFATVVDGTEDERVFVTLNGQPAVKVSVQKQPDANTIEVVDGVKAQVEELRRTGRLPEGTVLTATLDESQFIKRSIQDVAVSGLAGAALASLVVLLFLGSLRQTFIVVLSIPLGTLMAVSLLSLADASLNIFSLGGLAVGIGAVDSCIVVLENIVRGVEERRRREEGNGGADTLPLPELIPLTQTRATELESALVASTTTNLVAVVPFLLIGGFVSLLFNELILTVLFTVGASLVTALTIIPSLAARLLAIRKTSGLSRLKPVRWFAGRVERLTHGYGALLSRALAHRLVVIAAVFAGLGVLAALLLPFLSTEILPRVGTGQARLVVQLPPGLPIADNQRLMKQVDALLMRQPETRYVFTTVGGFLFGNATSENALRSSSTITLKPGTDVQAYVARVNRELAKLNLVGIRLRLAPEQIRGLITSNSPVRAEVDVMLEGDDTQALQRAGQQVVAALDAKAKLARYRPDADPVQPEVQVRRDPERAGLLGLSSGDIGEAVQTALEGTIATQLQRGERLVDVRVKLARGALRTRSQLEQLPLVFSNQAPVRLSEVASVSEGTTPAEIQRINQRQVFIIAGDLAEGASLGDALEEVERILSEVELPRGVSRMESNAARSNRELQRSLFVLGALAVFLVLTVMAVQYDSLVDPLVILFTIPLALVGGTMGLVVTGVAMGATALIGMVLLVGVIVGNGIILVELANQLREESPGLSRLEAMQRAAPMRLRPILITTLLATLGLVPIALGFGEGTELLRPLALVTLSGLSVGTLLTLFVVPCLYVSLHALVAWRPGHRQKHDGPSRVQRKGPREV, encoded by the coding sequence CGACGAGGAGGTCTGAGCGCGCTGGCGGTGCGGCGTCCGGTGGGCACGCTGATGCTCGCGGCGACGGTGGTGGTGCTCGGGCTCTTCTTCCTCTTCCGCCTGCCGGTGGACCTGCTGCCCTCCATCACCTACCCGCGCGTCAGCGTGCGGGTGGACGCGCCCGGCGTGGCGCCCGAGGTGGCGGTGGAGGAGATCACCCGCCCGCTGGAGGAGGCCCTGTCGGCGACGGAGGGGGTGGTGCAGGTCTACTCGCAGACGCGAGAGGGGCAGGTCAGCATCAACCTGTACTTCCAGCCGGGCGGCGACGTGGACCAGGCGCTCAACGACGCCACGGCGGCCGTCAACCGCGCTCGCGGCAACCTGCCGGACACGCTGGAGCAGCCTCGAATCTTCAAGGTGGACCCATCGCAGCTCCCCGTCGTGGAGTTCGCCCTCACCTCCCCCGGCCTGTCCGGCCGGGCGCTGCGCATCTTCGCGGACGAGGAGCTGGCGCGCGAGCTGGCGGTGGTCCCCGGCGTGGCGGCGGTGGACGTGTCCGGTGGCGCGGTCGAGGAGGTCCAGGTGCGGTTGGACCTGCAGCGGATGCAGGTCTCCAGGCTGGGGCTCGTGGAGGTGCTTCAGGCGCTCGAGGCGGAGAACCAGGACATCTCCGCGGGGCGGCTGGAGGGTAGACGGGCCGAGTCGCTCGTGCGCACGGTGGGGCGTTTCCGGGACGCGGCCGAGCTCGAGCGCATCACCTTCCTCGTCGACAGCCCGCCACCGGAGGCCAGCACCGAGGCGTCGGAGCCCACCGTGGCGCCACAGCGGCGCAAGGTGTTGCTGGGGGACTTCGCCACCGTGGTGGACGGGACGGAGGACGAGCGCGTCTTCGTCACGCTCAACGGCCAGCCCGCGGTGAAGGTGAGCGTGCAGAAGCAGCCGGACGCCAACACCATCGAGGTGGTCGACGGGGTGAAGGCGCAAGTGGAGGAGCTGCGGCGCACGGGGAGGCTGCCGGAAGGCACGGTGCTCACGGCGACGCTGGACGAGTCCCAGTTCATCAAGCGCTCCATCCAGGACGTGGCGGTCTCGGGGCTGGCGGGCGCGGCGCTGGCGAGCCTCGTGGTGCTGCTCTTCCTCGGCTCGCTGCGGCAGACCTTCATCGTGGTGCTGTCCATCCCGCTCGGCACGCTGATGGCGGTGAGCCTGCTGTCGCTCGCGGACGCCTCGCTCAACATCTTCAGCCTGGGCGGGCTGGCGGTGGGCATCGGAGCGGTGGACAGCTGCATCGTGGTGCTGGAGAACATCGTGCGAGGCGTGGAGGAGCGGCGCCGGCGCGAAGAGGGCAATGGAGGCGCGGACACCCTCCCCCTCCCCGAGCTCATCCCCCTCACCCAGACCCGCGCCACCGAGCTGGAGTCGGCCCTGGTGGCCTCCACCACGACCAACCTGGTGGCCGTGGTGCCCTTCCTGCTCATCGGCGGCTTCGTCTCGCTGCTCTTCAACGAGCTCATCCTCACCGTGCTCTTCACGGTGGGCGCATCGCTCGTCACCGCGCTCACCATCATCCCCTCGCTGGCGGCGAGGCTGCTCGCCATCCGGAAGACGAGCGGCCTGTCCCGCCTGAAGCCGGTGCGCTGGTTCGCCGGCCGGGTGGAGCGCCTCACGCACGGGTATGGAGCGCTGCTCTCCCGGGCACTGGCCCACCGGCTGGTGGTGATCGCCGCGGTGTTCGCGGGGCTCGGGGTGCTCGCGGCGCTGCTGCTTCCCTTCCTCTCCACGGAGATCCTCCCGCGCGTGGGCACGGGCCAGGCGCGCCTCGTCGTCCAGCTCCCGCCGGGGTTGCCGATCGCGGACAACCAACGGCTGATGAAGCAGGTGGACGCGCTGCTGATGCGCCAGCCGGAGACGCGCTACGTCTTCACCACGGTGGGCGGCTTCCTCTTCGGCAACGCCACATCGGAGAACGCGCTGCGCTCCTCGAGCACCATCACCCTGAAACCAGGCACGGACGTGCAGGCCTACGTCGCCCGCGTCAACCGGGAGCTGGCGAAGCTCAACCTGGTGGGCATCCGGTTGAGGCTCGCGCCGGAGCAGATCCGCGGCCTCATCACCAGCAACTCGCCGGTGCGGGCCGAGGTGGACGTGATGCTCGAGGGCGATGACACCCAGGCATTGCAGCGCGCGGGACAGCAGGTGGTGGCCGCGCTGGACGCGAAGGCGAAGCTGGCGCGCTACCGCCCGGACGCGGACCCCGTGCAGCCCGAGGTACAGGTGCGGCGGGATCCGGAGCGAGCGGGGCTGCTCGGGCTGTCCTCCGGGGACATCGGCGAGGCGGTGCAGACGGCGCTCGAGGGCACCATCGCCACGCAGCTCCAACGGGGTGAGCGCCTGGTGGACGTGCGGGTGAAACTGGCGCGAGGGGCCCTGCGCACCCGCTCCCAGCTCGAGCAACTGCCGCTCGTCTTCTCGAACCAGGCGCCGGTGCGGCTCTCCGAAGTGGCGAGCGTGTCCGAGGGCACCACCCCGGCGGAGATCCAACGCATCAACCAGCGGCAGGTGTTCATCATCGCGGGAGACCTCGCGGAGGGAGCGAGCCTCGGCGATGCGCTGGAGGAGGTGGAGCGGATCCTCTCCGAGGTGGAGCTGCCGCGAGGCGTGTCGCGCATGGAGAGCAACGCCGCCCGGAGCAACCGGGAGCTGCAGCGCTCGTTGTTCGTGCTCGGCGCGCTCGCCGTCTTCCTGGTGCTCACGGTGATGGCGGTGCAGTACGACTCGCTCGTGGATCCGCTCGTCATCCTCTTCACCATCCCGCTCGCGCTGGTGGGCGGGACGATGGGGTTGGTGGTGACGGGAGTGGCGATGGGAGCCACGGCACTCATCGGCATGGTGCTGCTGGTGGGCGTCATCGTCGGCAACGGCATCATCCTGGTGGAGCTCGCCAACCAGCTCCGCGAGGA